The sequence TACATCATTCTGGCCTCTTTGGTACTTTTCAACTACTTTTCCTGCCTTGCTTCGTCTCCTTAACTCTGAAAGCTCATGGTCTGATTTGAGCGCGGACCGAAAAGAGTATGGGTCACTCGAGCCGGACAGCGCGGAGCGAACTTCGACGTCCCTTACAAACTTATTAAGACTTGCTGGGGACGTAGGTGGGTAGGCGGTATAGGACGGCCCAGGCGAGTCTAGTGTCTCGAGTTGGATTGCAGTGGACGACATGGTGGGGTAAAGAGAGACACATCTGGAACGCCAACCCGCTTGACGCTCAGGAAATCGATCTCCGGTGATTATCAAATCTCACTAGTAAAGATGGAAAATTCGACCAACGTGGTTCAAAAAAATGCCGAGGGTATGTTCTTGGCATAACGCTGGCACATGTATCTTATCTCCTATTAACCGTCAACAAGATTGCTATTTGGGGACCCTCTCGggaaactcccaaaacgtcGACAACTTAGGAGAGGAAGCTCGAAGCCCCGGGCTTACTTCCTAGTTCAAGATAGACACATAATCCTTGATTAATCAATGGGTCTGCCCAGCAGCAAATCTTCCAAACAAAATCTCGCCCACGGCTGTTCCTGCAACAATGCTAATAATATAGGCCGCATTGAAAGTCCTGCCACAGTTATCAGTAATCCAGCAACATACGGTCTAGTTGGGTTCGCTTACATGACACCCAACATGATTGCGTAAACGAAGAATGATTGTACAATGAAAAGACCACCACGAGTAAGTTCGTACGACCATGAAAAGGGGGGCATGGACCTTTTACGTTGGGCTGGAAGTGGGCAGATGGTGAACTCGGAGGAAGCTTGCGAACCAGTTGAGCCAGTGGAAACATCAATTTCGATGACCTTTCCTGTGCAAGGTGGTTCTCCTGATACAACTGCGAGCCTCTCCCCCGCTGTCCCCCCACGAAACAATTCCCTCTGCCTAATAGTAACGGACAGTTTATCATCCATACTATAAATCAATAGTCTTCACTTACCGATGGACTACATACATGGTAAAAATTCCTCTTATCCCCGCAATGGCACGTTCAGTTACAGCAAGTATAGCGAGCACTATGCAAGCGCCTGCGATAGCCCCTCTTGAAGCAGGGGCTACAGCGTCGAAGAATAGATAATCGCCACCCGTAAAGTGAAGGTAGGGAATCATCATCGCCATTGCCCCTGAACTTGAGCTACTTGAGGATCCCGACATGTCCATGGCCTGTACCCCAGAGACAAGGAAGACCAGGCTCAAATAGGGGATATTCATACCGGTACCGTACATATTTTCGCTAGAATATCACTTGGGGCAAGGGATAGAACAACCTAAGGGGTCACATATCCAGCGCCAGTTATATACCCGAGAGAGTTAAAAATGGAAAGGCGTGGGACTACTGTTGCGATGTAGTAGATATCAGTTTCGAATCCTCCGCAGCTGGGTCGTCTACTCTTTTCTCTTCTTGTTAAATATTCACAATCGGAATTTCGTGAATTGAACTAGATCGTCAACCTCATGGTGATTGTCCCGTATAGGAGGCTCCAGCTTGGATAGCACTACGCCGACGAGGCAAAGCAAGCTTAAGGACATCAAAGATACATTCAATGAGGACTTCAAGAATGATAATTGTGGCCGAAGTTATAAGGAGCATGGTGAATTACTTCACAACTAGGGTTGATTGAAGTCGGAAAGACGTATTGAGCAACTTTCGCGCTTCCATGGATGGCAGCGCTTGCCAATATGGCCCTGGTGGCTGTGCTAAACTCAACCGCCTACTGACTCGAGAAAGAAAGTGATCATATTTACCATTTATAATTACGACCACCACTCATGGCCTCGTTCTTACGCGCTACCCTCCGCTCTCAATTTAGAGCCGCTACAAGACCTTCATACTCACATAGCTGCAGGTCGTTTTCTACTTCATTATCACGATGGAAGGTGGACCTTATGACGGGTGAGCCAACTGCTTTACCAGACATTGAGGCGAGTTTCAGCGTTCTCTCTTTCAACACTATACTCATTTTACGGGAAAAATAACAGTCGTCTCAACTCGAAATCCACAAGAACCTCAAGCCCAGGCCCCCACCCAAATCATCCAGCCTTGTGTTTGGACACACTTTTGTGAGTTAACCAGGTGTGTGACATGATCCGGATCATTTACGTCCCACCAGACCGACCACATGATCACTATCCCGTGGAATGTCATCTCTGGATGGGGCACGCCCAAGATTATCCCTTGTAAGTCCATCCTTTATTCGCCCTATATGCCGTGCCTAATCTCGCACAGATGCGCCCCTTTCCCTTGACCCCTCATGTACTGTCCTTCATTATGCTCAGACGGTATTCGAAGGAATGAAAGCCTACCGAGATGAGAACAACAAGGTCACCATGTTCAGGCCAGATATGAATATGAAGGTATGCTATATCTTATCCGCTTGTATAGTTTGACTCAGTGGTCTACGGCTTAGCGAATGAACCGAAGTGCGGCCCGTATATCCTTGCCTGTATGTCGATTTTGTTCTCCCACCTACTCACAgattttttaaaaaaaattcCAGACGTTCGATGGAGAAGAGATGCTTGAGATTATCAAAACACTTGTTAAGCTTGACTCACACTGGATTCCTCAAGAGCCAGGACACAGTTTGTACATTCGGCCGACAATGAGTTGGGTGTTTTCAAATTTACGCATGATAACGCTAGCGATTAACTTTTTGACACTCCTACTCAGTTGGAACGCAACGAGCCCTAGGTGTTGCCCCGCCCACCGAAGCTTTGATGTTCGTAATTTGCAGCCCAGTTGGGCCCTACTATAAAAACGGATTCAAGCCGGTACGATTGCTCGCAACCAGCAACTTTATTCGTGCGGCACCCGGAGGAACTGGTGGATACAAACTTGGGGCAAACTATGCCCCAGGCGTTGTGCCTCAAGTTCTGGCGGCCAAGGAGGGTTATGACCAAAACCTCTGGTTGCTCGGGGACGAACATTATCTGACCGAGGTACTTGATCAGGTGATTTGAGGGGTTAATTATGTACTAAACCCGGTAATTTGTTTAGGTCGGGACGATGAACCTGCTTGTGGTATTCAAACACCCTGATGGTACAACCGAGCTTGCTACCCCTCCCTTGGAGGATGTTATTCTTCCTGGCGTAACACGCGACTCTATTCTCGCGCTTGCACGTGACCACGAGTCCGGAAAAGCGCGTATCCCTGGTTTGCCTAATGATCTGAAGGTTAGGGAGCGCCATATTAAGATGGAGgaagtcaaggcagcagcagAATCAGGAAATCTACTCGAGGTTTTCGGTGCTGGTAAGTAAACTCCTTTTAATGACCTAGTATATATATCCCAACGGGGTTATTACAGGTACGGCCGCGATCGTTTGCCCGGTCAAGGCGATAGGATACCAAGGGAAGGACATTGATATCCCGGTTGGCGATCAAGGAATGGGCCCGGTGTGCAAGGCCATTCTTGATCAGATTGTAGCTCGTCAAATGGGCACCGTCGAGAGTGATTGGAGTGTGGTGGTAACAGAGGGGACTAAAGGCAGCTTGAAAGGTCCTAAACCCATTGCTTAAATACCATTGATTTTGCCTAGTAGAAATTGTAGATAGATGCGCAAAAGTATAAAATACACAAAGACGTGAAAACAATAAAGTGCAATTGAAACACCCCAGAAAGAATACATCTAGTAACTGTACACATGGTTAGGTGCTAGCTCAAGGTGCATATCATTAATGTACATACCTTGTGAGAGCTATAATTCGGAATTCATGTCTTCCTAAGGGGTCGTTAGTCTTATCTAATAATTTACAAGTCACTTTGGCTGGCCCGGACGTATGTCCATAGACGATATCGCTGGATCTGGCAATATTTCTGATTGCCCGGGGGGATCAGAAACAATATGGGGAAAATAACATTAGTAACTCACaaatcttcctcccagtACCCGTCAATTTCGACTCCACCCCCGTTATCTTCGCCAATCCAACAGCGGATAAAACCCAGACCAAATGTCTTCGACCTCAAGTATTCGAGCTTTACCACCCCCATAGGGCCAACATGGATGTCAAATGTAACTATTGCACCGGGCTCACGTGCCAAAAAATACTTCTTTTCCTTCCAGGCCCATTCAAACCAGCCTATAGCACTTGAAGGCTTGAACGGGCTATTCTTGGCTCGTGTAGACATGCAGGTAGACCGGACCTGCTGAACACGGGTATCGGGTTCATAGTGTTGGAATAAACGAAGCTAGATGCGGAGTAAGTCTAGTACCTTGAACGTATGGATCAAAATACATACACGAGGTACTTGCTCCATCGTATCAAGTGTGGGAAGGAGTCCGTTATCGGAAGAAAACGGTTCGATCGGGCGAGCATCCTCAGAGGCCATTTGGCAAACAACCCtctgggtgtatgcgatcaATAAGTCGGCCATCATCTTGTGCCCGACACGGTTCATCTGCTCTGGTTATCAGCTAAATATATGATCAAAACTATTGATATACGAACATGACGTGTATCGTCGGGAGCCTCGGCAGGATAGGGGTCTCTGGCATGGAAAATTTCGTGAACGAGGTTTTCGTGCTCAAGGACATTGTTCAACAAAACATGGCGTAGGTTCACAACCGGGATGTCGTAATATTGTGATACAGCTATATATATGCGTGCATTTCTAAGCATTAGAGGAGTGCGATCTAGGTATCGAAAGAGCTTACGCAAATGGTAGTCGCCTCCAGTTGCCAAGTACTCGAAATGAATTGAAAAGACATGTGCGCTGATAATAGCCGGTTTATTAGGGAGCTGGAGTAAAAAACGAAGAAGCCATTCGTAAGTCATAGCAGCGGCCTCGTTTCTGCGAGTCCAAACGTGTTGTTAATTTTGTCAAATATAGGTCATGATATAGCCTACCTCAAATCGTTGATCGCCATCTCAATTATCACCAAGTCCACATTTTCATCTATCCCATATAGTTCAGGAATAACTCCAAGCTTTAATCTGAACAATGATACCCACCGATATGTTCAAGTGCACAAACAGAAAAGTATTCTGTACCTGTGGCAGGGACAGCTCCGTTCACAAAAACATTCTTTTCATGTCTGGCCGACGAGTTCAATGACAGACCCCGAGCACGCATACCAGACTTACGGATAGGTTTGGTTCCACCACTCAAAGAAAATATCAGTCCATAGCTCAGGATGGACAACTGCATGACCATGTGTCACTAAAAAGAAAATAGGTGAGTTGGTTCTCGACCCATCAGATAAATTACAATATAAATTCACCTGAGCCACCGATGACGCCAATGTTGATGGGTTCTCCAGAGGCGGCCTTACGAAGCACGCGTTTTAGGCGAGAATTAGTCCCTTCGAACCCGCGGGAACGCTGCAAATTGTGTTGT comes from Rhizoctonia solani chromosome 4, complete sequence and encodes:
- a CDS encoding copper transport protein CTR2, whose protein sequence is MYGTGMNIPYLSLVFLVSGVQAMDMSGSSSSSSSGAMAMMIPYLHFTGGDYLFFDAVAPASRGAIAGACIVLAILAVTERAIAGIRGIFTMYVVHRQRELFRGGTAGERLAVVSGEPPCTGKVIEIDVSTGSTGSQASSEFTICPLPAQRKRSMPPFSWSYELTRGGLFIVQSFFVYAIMLGVMTFNAAYIISIVAGTAVGEILFGRFAAGQTH
- a CDS encoding amino-transferase class IV protein; the protein is MITIPWNVISGWGTPKIIPYAPLSLDPSCTVLHYAQTVFEGMKAYRDENNKVTMFRPDMNMKRMNRSAARISLPTFDGEEMLEIIKTLVKLDSHWIPQEPGHIGTQRALGVAPPTEALMFVICSPVGPYYKNGFKPVRLLATSNFIRAAPGGTGGYKLGANYAPGVVPQVLAAKEGYDQNLWLLGDEHYLTEVGTMNLLVVFKHPDGTTELATPPLEDVILPGVTRDSILALARDHESGKARIPGLPNDLKVRERHIKMEEVKAAAESGNLLEVFGAGTAAIVCPVKAIGYQGKDIDIPVGDQGMGPVCKAILDQIVARQMGTVESDWSVVVTEGTKGSLKGPKPIA